The segment AAAACAAACTTTATTGGATGTTGCTCGTCGGTGTGTACTGGTTTCAGACAGCAGTAAATTCGGTAAATACGGTATGTTCCGTGTCTGCCCATTAGATCAATTGCACGACATCATTTGTGACCAACATTTACCGTCTGATGTGGTGCAACGGATACTCGAAAAAAACATAAAACTTCATTTAATAAATACATAAAAAAACATCTTACCTACTGATGCATAGCCCGACAGGGTTATAGCAAGGAGAATGACAATGAAAGTTATTATTACTGGTGGCGCAGGCTTTCTGGGCCAGCAGCTAGCCGCTGCTTTGCTTAAAAACAACCAAGGATTAAAATTTGACCAGCTCGTTTTAGCGGATATTCAATGCCCTACATCGCCTATTGAAGACTCTCGCGTGAGTTGCGTTGCATTAGATTTAACCCAGCCAGAAGCAGCAGATAAGCTGATTGACGCGCAAACTGACGTGGTATTCCACCTTGCGGCGATCGTCAGTAGCCATGCTGAAAGTGACTTTAACTTAGGCATGAAAGTGAACTTCGATGCGACTCGCCAATTGCTTGAAGTCGCTCGCGCTAAAAACCCTGCCATCAAGTTTTTATTCACCAGCTCCCTTGCGGTTTTTGGCGGTGAATTACCGGATGTGATCACCGACCTGTGTGTTGTGAACCCTCAGTCTTCTTATGGCGCTCAAAAAGCCATGTGTGAATTGATGGTGAACGACTATTCCCGTAAAGGCTATGTGGATGGACGCGTGATGCGCTTACCTACCATTAGTATTCGCCCGGGAGTCCCGAATAAAGCGGCATCTTCTTTTGCTAGCGGTATTATCCGCGAGCCACTAAATGGGATTGAGAGTGTTTGCCCAGTGTCTCCAGAGTTGGCGCTATGGTTATCTAGCCCAGAAACGGTAATCAACAACTTCATCCATGCGGTTTCGATTCCTGCAGAGAAATTTGGTCTTTCACGCACAGTGAACCTGCCAGGGATCACCGTGACAGTACAAGAGATGATTGATGCCCTGCGTGATGTCGCTGGTCAACAAGCAGTTGATTTAATTCGCTTTGAACCGGATGAATCCATCAACCGTATTGTGGCAAGCTGGCCGGGTAAATTCGATATTCGCCGTGCACTGGATTTAGGCTTTAAAGCTGATGGGTCATTTAGCGATGCGATCCGTTCCTTCATTAAGCACCATGGCTGTGCGAAATAGGAGATTAAATAATGTCCTATATTCCTATTATTGGCCTCGCGGTGGCCATATTTGTCCTTATCTTTTTAGTATTGCGAACGCGGGTTCACGCCTTGTTAGCGATGTTGATTGCGGCTGCAATCGCAGGGTTATCAGGGGGATTAACTGCAGCGGAAACCGTCACCGTTATTACAAAGGGCTTTGGTTCGACCCTCGGTAGCATTGGTATTGTTATCGGTCTCGGGGTAATGATGGGAAGGGTGCTGGAAGTGTCCGGTGCTGCTGAGCAGATAGCCTATAGCTTTATCAAATGGTTAGGTAAAAAACGCGAAGAGTGGGCGCTGGCAATTACCGGTTATATTGTCAGTATTCCTATCTTTGTCGACTCTGCATTCGTTATTTTGTATCCGCTGGCAAAAGCGTTAGCGAAGAATGGAAAACGCAGTATTTTAACCCTTGGTGTCGCATTGGCGGGGGGATTAGTTGTTACCCACCATACTGTACCGCCAACTCCGGGCCCTCTCGGTGTTGCAGGGATCTTCGGGGTTGATGTTGGTGCCATGATTTTAGCGGGTATGACGCTGGCAGTGCCGTGCGTTATCGGGATTGTGTTCTACGCCAAGTGGCTGGGAACTAAATACCCTGAATTCATGCCAGATGAGACGGGCAGCGAAGATTTAAAAGAAGTACATGCGCGTTACATGGAAGAAAAAGCCAACAAACCATTACCGAGCTTATTCTTATCATTGTTACCAATTATCACGCCAATTCTGTTGATCTTCATTAATGCTATCAACGGATTATTACTGAAAACAGCCGCATTCCAAGGTATGGATGATAATTGGTACTTCCAATCATTCCAATTCTTGGGAGCACCGATTATCGCCTTATCTATTAGTGTCCTGATTTCGGTCTATACGTTAATGCCAAAAGCATCGAAAGAAGAAGTTATCGACCGTATGGAAGAGGGTTTACAAGCGGCGGGTATCATCCTGCTTGTGACAGGTGCTGGTGGAGCATTAGGTGCAGTATTGCGTGACAGCGGGACGGGAACCATTCTTGCGGAGCATGTCGCGAATTTACCGATTACGCCCGTATTAATCCCGTTTATTATCGCGACATTAGTGCGTTTAATTCAGGGGTCTGGAACGGTAGCAATGATTACCGCAGCATCGATTTCTGCGCCAATCATTAGCCAAATTCCTGATATCAACTTATTGGTTGCAGCTCAGGCAGCAACAATGGGGTCTCTGTTCTTCGGTTATTTCAACGACAGCCTTTACTGGGTGGTGAACAGAATGATGGGGATCAAAGACGTTAAACAACAAATGATTGTTTGGTCTATTCCAACAACAATAGCTTGGGCTATCGGGTTGGTTGGGGTCTTGATCCTTGATGTCGTGCTATAAATCTAGCATGTTGATATTGTAGTATTTTCTATATTCTGCCTATCTAAAGCGCCCATTCGGGCGCTTTCTTTCGATAATCACAAACATTCATCTATACTGGGTGTATCTCATTATTCACATTCATCTTAAGATGATTTATTTGTGATCATGATCTCGTTTTAATGAAATTCAAGTGTATCCGTTTCTATTAAAGTAGATATTGGTCACTAAATTAATCAAAGCTAAGCGCTATATTGACAATAACGTACTAATTCAATGATGCCATTGTGTAAAGGAGTTTGATATGTCTGACGTTTTCCACTTAGGTTTAAAAAAGAGTGACTTACAGGGTGCAACTGTTGCTATTGTTCCTGGGGATCCTAACCGTGTTGAAAAAATTGCACGTCTGATGGACAACCCTGTACATTTGGCTTCATTACGCGAATTCACATCATGGCGTGGCGAGCTCGATGGCAAAGCTGTGATTGTCTGCTCAACGGGTATCGGTGGACCATCAACTTCTATCGCAGTTGAAGAACTGGCTCAGTTAGGTATCCGTACTTTCTTACGTATTGGTACAACAGGTGCAATCCAAGAAAACATCAATGTGGGTGATGTGCTTGTCACCACGGGTGCCGTTCGTTTAGATGGCGCAAGCCAGCACTTTGCACCACTGGAATTCCCAGCCGTCGCTGACTTCACGTGTACTAATGCGCTGTATGCTGCGGCAACAGAAGCGGGTGCAACCGTACACGTCGGTATTACCGCATCTTCCGATACCTTCTACCCAGGTCAAGAACGTTACGACACCTACACAGGTCGCGTAATGCGCCATTTCAGAGGCTCAATGAAAGAGTGGCAAGACATGGGCGTGATGAACTATGAAATGGAATCTGCAACGCTGTTAACCATGTGTGCAAGCCAAGGCCTGCGTGCAGGTATGGTCGCTGGGGTTATCGTAAACCGTACTCAGCAAGAAATTCCAAATGAAGCGCTTCTGAAAAAAACAGAAGGCAATGTTCTGAGCATCGTTGTCGAAGCTGCTCGTCGCCTGCTGTAATCCTAATTAGCTGACCCGTTTACTGACTTCACTCGGTTGTGGATTTGCGGTAAACGGGTTCAGTTATCATCGTGCTACCCATGTATCTTAAATATTCTTGTATCTCTAATTGATCAGCGCAAAATTTATTTTCTCGCGTTTTTCTTATTCCCTTCATCGATGAATCTGTTATTGTCATTTAAAACAATTAATAGAAGCCTCTTAAGTTACTCAAATTACAAGTAATTGATGA is part of the Providencia zhijiangensis genome and harbors:
- the denD gene encoding D-erythronate dehydrogenase, producing the protein MKVIITGGAGFLGQQLAAALLKNNQGLKFDQLVLADIQCPTSPIEDSRVSCVALDLTQPEAADKLIDAQTDVVFHLAAIVSSHAESDFNLGMKVNFDATRQLLEVARAKNPAIKFLFTSSLAVFGGELPDVITDLCVVNPQSSYGAQKAMCELMVNDYSRKGYVDGRVMRLPTISIRPGVPNKAASSFASGIIREPLNGIESVCPVSPELALWLSSPETVINNFIHAVSIPAEKFGLSRTVNLPGITVTVQEMIDALRDVAGQQAVDLIRFEPDESINRIVASWPGKFDIRRALDLGFKADGSFSDAIRSFIKHHGCAK
- the udp gene encoding uridine phosphorylase codes for the protein MSDVFHLGLKKSDLQGATVAIVPGDPNRVEKIARLMDNPVHLASLREFTSWRGELDGKAVIVCSTGIGGPSTSIAVEELAQLGIRTFLRIGTTGAIQENINVGDVLVTTGAVRLDGASQHFAPLEFPAVADFTCTNALYAAATEAGATVHVGITASSDTFYPGQERYDTYTGRVMRHFRGSMKEWQDMGVMNYEMESATLLTMCASQGLRAGMVAGVIVNRTQQEIPNEALLKKTEGNVLSIVVEAARRLL
- a CDS encoding GntP family permease, coding for MSYIPIIGLAVAIFVLIFLVLRTRVHALLAMLIAAAIAGLSGGLTAAETVTVITKGFGSTLGSIGIVIGLGVMMGRVLEVSGAAEQIAYSFIKWLGKKREEWALAITGYIVSIPIFVDSAFVILYPLAKALAKNGKRSILTLGVALAGGLVVTHHTVPPTPGPLGVAGIFGVDVGAMILAGMTLAVPCVIGIVFYAKWLGTKYPEFMPDETGSEDLKEVHARYMEEKANKPLPSLFLSLLPIITPILLIFINAINGLLLKTAAFQGMDDNWYFQSFQFLGAPIIALSISVLISVYTLMPKASKEEVIDRMEEGLQAAGIILLVTGAGGALGAVLRDSGTGTILAEHVANLPITPVLIPFIIATLVRLIQGSGTVAMITAASISAPIISQIPDINLLVAAQAATMGSLFFGYFNDSLYWVVNRMMGIKDVKQQMIVWSIPTTIAWAIGLVGVLILDVVL